One window from the genome of Pirellulales bacterium encodes:
- the ndhC gene encoding NADH-quinone oxidoreductase subunit A, translating to MEQILPIFLFIVIAAGLAVSMLTVGSLVGPARNSRMKEMPYESGMDPIHDTRRRFDIHFHLVAIAFLIFDVELLFLYPWAVASRNPAGIPLAVENGWVESRGLVFGEVMVFIALLTLGFVYAWRKGVFRWR from the coding sequence ATGGAGCAGATCCTCCCTATTTTTTTGTTTATTGTGATTGCGGCGGGATTGGCCGTGTCCATGTTAACGGTCGGCAGTTTGGTCGGTCCCGCGCGTAACAGCCGAATGAAGGAGATGCCCTATGAAAGCGGCATGGATCCAATTCATGACACGCGGCGACGATTTGATATTCACTTTCATTTGGTGGCCATCGCGTTTTTAATTTTTGACGTGGAATTGCTCTTTTTGTATCCCTGGGCGGTAGCCAGCCGCAACCCGGCGGGAATTCCTTTGGCGGTGGAAAATGGCTGGGTCGAGAGCCGGGGGTTGGTCTTTGGCGAAGTCATGGTTTTTATTGCCTTATTAACGCTGGGATTTGTCTATGCCTGGCGCAAGGGGGTGTTCCGATGGCGCTAG
- the nuoB gene encoding NADH-quinone oxidoreductase subunit NuoB — protein sequence MALELPENVVISKLDALASWCRKNSLWPMPFATACCGIELMATGASKHDLARFGAEVFRFSPRQCDLMIVAGRVVMKMLPVLQRIWSQMHEPKWCISMGACASTGGVFDTYSVVQGIDRFLPVDMYVPGCPPRPEQLIQSIIDLQDKIQREGTISGREFTTAARQQPKRALVEVAAASQLDSARNPVF from the coding sequence ATGGCGCTAGAGTTACCGGAAAATGTGGTCATTAGCAAACTAGATGCCCTGGCCAGTTGGTGTCGCAAGAACAGCCTGTGGCCGATGCCCTTTGCCACGGCCTGCTGCGGCATCGAACTGATGGCGACCGGCGCCAGCAAGCACGATTTGGCCCGGTTTGGAGCGGAGGTTTTTCGGTTTAGCCCACGCCAGTGCGATCTGATGATCGTGGCGGGAAGGGTCGTCATGAAAATGCTGCCCGTCCTGCAGCGTATTTGGTCGCAAATGCACGAACCGAAATGGTGCATCAGCATGGGGGCCTGCGCCAGCACGGGAGGGGTGTTTGACACCTACAGCGTAGTTCAAGGGATCGACCGTTTTTTGCCGGTCGACATGTACGTCCCCGGCTGTCCCCCCCGCCCGGAACAATTGATTCAGTCGATTATTGATTTACAGGACAAAATCCAGCGCGAGGGGACGATTAGCGGACGGGAATTTACCACCGCCGCGCGTCAACAGCCCAAGCGGGCACTGGTTGAGGTGGCCGCCGCCTCGCAACTGGACAGTGCGCGGAATCCAGTTTTTTAA
- a CDS encoding NADH-quinone oxidoreductase subunit C, whose amino-acid sequence MPMASPGTITALTAKFPLVIKSEFRGETRVVLPVEQLLEIMGFLKGELGFDYLVDITCVDYLNYRDARDRFGLVYLLSNISANERLTARVYLNEPNLTVPSVVPLWEGANWLEREVYDMFGIVFDGHPDLRRILCPEEFTAYPLRKDYPMQGRGERHNFMRLGRDET is encoded by the coding sequence ATGCCTATGGCCAGTCCGGGGACGATAACCGCATTAACAGCCAAATTTCCCCTGGTGATTAAAAGCGAGTTTCGCGGCGAAACCCGGGTGGTTTTGCCCGTGGAGCAATTGCTAGAGATCATGGGTTTTTTGAAAGGGGAATTGGGTTTTGACTATTTGGTCGACATTACTTGCGTGGATTATTTGAACTATCGCGACGCACGCGACCGCTTTGGCCTGGTGTATTTACTCAGTAATATTAGCGCCAACGAGCGATTAACGGCGCGGGTGTACCTGAACGAGCCAAATTTGACCGTCCCCAGCGTGGTGCCATTGTGGGAGGGGGCGAATTGGCTGGAACGAGAAGTTTATGACATGTTCGGGATTGTGTTTGACGGGCATCCGGACTTGCGGCGGATTCTTTGTCCCGAGGAGTTCACGGCCTACCCCCTGAGAAAAGATTATCCCATGCAGGGTCGCGGAGAGCGGCACAACTTTATGCGCTTGGGACGGGATGAAACCTGA
- a CDS encoding four helix bundle protein, with translation MQKSTQNHDLQVRTKHLALRIMTLYTALPKTTIADVLGKQVLRSGTSVGAQFREACRARSRAEFVSKLNSSLQELDETGYWLELLVEGKIVKETKLSLLIQEVEELTAIFVKSIKTAKYTS, from the coding sequence ATGCAAAAATCGACTCAAAACCATGATTTGCAAGTCCGCACCAAGCACTTGGCTTTGCGGATTATGACGCTATATACCGCACTTCCTAAAACCACGATCGCTGATGTGTTAGGCAAGCAAGTTTTACGCAGCGGCACATCCGTGGGCGCGCAATTTCGCGAGGCGTGCCGCGCTCGCAGTCGGGCGGAATTTGTAAGCAAGCTTAATAGCTCTCTGCAGGAATTGGATGAAACCGGATATTGGTTGGAATTGTTAGTGGAGGGCAAAATTGTCAAAGAAACGAAATTGTCCTTATTGATTCAAGAAGTGGAGGAATTGACCGCCATCTTTGTGAAATCGATAAAAACCGCGAAATACACCAGTTAA
- a CDS encoding NADH-quinone oxidoreductase subunit D: protein MPSLATPPATQNLAHDEPVDYLWTLNFGPQHPATHTTLRLVIKLDGERVVDAMPDIGYLHSGFEKIGEHLDYNQYVTITDRMNYISPVANGIAWHSAVEKLLGIEITPRCRYIRTILAELARISDHLLCNGAVGLDTGAFTFFLYAFNQREVIYDIQETLSGQRFHPSYTRVGGLMYDMTPLVVEKIRKFCREFPKTLEDMEKLLNRNKIFHDRTRGVGVLTKEQAINRSASGPIARASGVTRDLRKDEPYLAYPDFDFKICCATAGDCFSRYLVRMAEMRESLRIIKAAIENIPPGPHSVAPGERTTLPEKRMVYSTIEGTISHFELVMSNRGFEVPREEVYAANETANGELGFYISGDGTDVAYRARTRPPSYIHFAMFPHLIRGHTLSDIVAVLGSLNIIAAELDR, encoded by the coding sequence ATGCCTTCCCTTGCCACGCCTCCCGCGACCCAAAACCTGGCCCATGACGAGCCGGTGGATTATTTGTGGACCTTGAATTTTGGGCCACAGCATCCGGCGACGCATACCACGTTGCGATTGGTCATCAAGCTGGATGGCGAGCGCGTGGTGGACGCCATGCCGGATATCGGCTATTTGCATTCCGGGTTTGAAAAGATTGGCGAGCACCTGGACTACAATCAGTATGTGACCATCACCGATCGGATGAATTACATTTCACCGGTGGCGAATGGAATCGCGTGGCATAGCGCGGTCGAAAAACTGCTGGGAATCGAGATCACCCCCCGCTGCCGCTACATTCGCACGATTCTGGCGGAATTGGCGCGGATCAGCGATCATTTGCTATGCAACGGCGCGGTGGGGTTGGACACGGGGGCGTTCACGTTTTTCTTGTACGCGTTTAACCAACGCGAAGTGATCTACGATATCCAGGAAACGCTCTCCGGCCAACGTTTTCATCCCAGTTACACCCGGGTGGGTGGTTTGATGTACGATATGACCCCCCTGGTTGTGGAAAAAATTCGCAAGTTTTGCCGCGAGTTTCCCAAAACCCTGGAGGACATGGAAAAGCTGCTCAATCGCAACAAGATTTTTCATGATCGCACGCGCGGCGTGGGCGTGCTGACCAAGGAGCAGGCGATTAATCGCAGCGCCAGCGGACCAATCGCGCGGGCCAGCGGCGTGACCCGGGACCTGCGCAAGGACGAACCGTATTTGGCGTATCCGGATTTTGATTTTAAAATATGCTGCGCGACGGCGGGGGACTGCTTTAGCCGCTACTTGGTTCGGATGGCCGAGATGCGGGAGAGCCTGCGGATTATCAAAGCCGCCATTGAAAATATTCCCCCCGGCCCCCACAGCGTGGCCCCGGGCGAACGCACGACTTTACCCGAGAAACGCATGGTGTACTCCACCATCGAGGGGACGATCTCGCATTTTGAGTTGGTCATGAGCAACCGCGGCTTTGAAGTTCCGCGGGAGGAAGTTTACGCGGCCAACGAGACGGCGAACGGCGAATTGGGCTTTTATATCTCAGGGGACGGTACCGATGTCGCCTACCGGGCGCGCACCCGACCCCCCAGCTACATCCACTTTGCCATGTTTCCCCATTTGATCCGGGGTCATACGTTGTCCGACATCGTGGCGGTGCTGGGCAGTTTGAACATCATCGCGGCGGAACTGGATCGGTAG
- a CDS encoding DUF3806 domain-containing protein: MKICTLTSTLLIMGFLSLLGCSKLNDAPQEQQKVSALSQADVERLDKQRAIITQFVADEDSRAKYQKVAGKLGTLQAILNQKEFQPSQTYELQCMGAVLGDAFVQEMGMEWVMVEDEHGTDPAVRLPGTTIIIFPLTMISKRVERGETFDVFDLFNGIADKIDQLKKTADKTK, from the coding sequence ATGAAGATTTGCACGCTTACATCGACACTACTGATTATGGGATTCCTCAGCTTGCTCGGTTGCTCGAAACTCAACGACGCGCCGCAGGAACAGCAGAAGGTGTCGGCATTGTCACAGGCAGACGTTGAGCGCCTCGACAAGCAGCGAGCCATCATCACGCAATTTGTGGCGGACGAGGATTCGAGAGCCAAATATCAGAAGGTCGCAGGCAAGCTCGGCACTTTACAAGCGATTCTCAACCAGAAGGAGTTCCAGCCGTCACAAACCTACGAGCTTCAGTGTATGGGCGCAGTTCTCGGAGACGCATTTGTTCAGGAGATGGGGATGGAGTGGGTCATGGTCGAGGACGAGCATGGCACTGACCCAGCAGTGCGATTGCCAGGCACGACCATTATCATTTTCCCGCTCACGATGATTTCCAAGCGAGTCGAGCGGGGCGAGACTTTTGACGTTTTCGACCTATTCAACGGAATTGCAGACAAGATTGATCAGCTCAAGAAGACAGCAGATAAAACAAAATGA
- a CDS encoding NAD(P)H-dependent oxidoreductase subunit E: MSNTDFQLLTPDMVAAITALFPRYPNKRAVTLPAIHIVNDQLRYVPPRAVVEIAQVLELAPAEVQDTLSFYGIFKQDQPHGLTRAWVCRSVSCMLRGGYDILDHLCHRAGVHPGECTPDGKLTVEFSECLGACEYAPCMLANQDLHKDVTPEKIDSFLDQLGVAAQPPAAHA; encoded by the coding sequence ATGTCGAACACAGACTTTCAACTCCTCACCCCCGACATGGTCGCCGCCATCACGGCCTTGTTTCCGCGCTATCCCAACAAACGCGCGGTCACGCTGCCGGCCATCCATATCGTCAACGACCAGCTCCGCTACGTCCCCCCCCGCGCCGTGGTCGAGATCGCCCAGGTGCTGGAACTCGCCCCCGCCGAAGTCCAGGACACCCTCTCCTTTTACGGCATCTTCAAGCAGGACCAGCCCCACGGACTGACCCGCGCGTGGGTGTGTCGCTCGGTCAGTTGCATGCTGCGCGGCGGCTACGACATCCTCGACCATTTGTGCCACCGCGCGGGCGTTCACCCCGGAGAATGCACACCCGATGGCAAACTGACCGTCGAATTCTCCGAATGCCTGGGCGCTTGTGAATACGCTCCCTGCATGCTTGCTAACCAAGACTTGCACAAGGATGTCACCCCCGAAAAAATCGACAGCTTTTTGGACCAACTTGGTGTTGCCGCCCAGCCGCCAGCCGCACACGCCTAA
- the nuoF gene encoding NADH-quinone oxidoreductase subunit NuoF yields the protein MPKFEPVLMANMGLPDSHTLAVYESRGGYGALRKAIQELSPEQVVETVKASGLRGRGGAGFPTGLKWTFLPKNHPGPIYLLINADESEPGTFNNRYLMELDPHQVIEGTILSCYATKATTAYIYLRYEYPLCWQRLQSALDECYAKGYLGKNILGSEFSLDIYLHKGAGAYICGEETGLIESLEGKRAWPRIKPPFPAIEGVFRKPTVVNNVETVACVTHIINRGVDWFKSIGVPANPNVKNDAGSYGPKLYCLSGHINKPGCYEAPLGITCRELIDEYGGGIWKGRKGKAAIPGGISMGILSEPEFDTPLDFGSLGKVGCLGLGTAAVVVMDETTSMVDFLHNSCQFFKHESCGQCTPCREGTAWGMGMLSRIKAGQGRLRDLDLLLEIGDTIGITHGTTICGLSDGAAWPIKNAIRKFKGEFEDYIKRTNPRGYAETQPVPALALAH from the coding sequence ATGCCAAAATTTGAACCAGTTCTCATGGCCAATATGGGCCTACCCGATAGCCACACGCTGGCGGTGTATGAGTCCCGCGGCGGGTACGGGGCCTTGCGCAAGGCCATCCAGGAATTATCTCCTGAACAAGTGGTGGAAACCGTCAAAGCCAGCGGCCTGCGCGGGCGGGGCGGAGCGGGATTTCCCACCGGACTTAAATGGACCTTTTTGCCCAAGAATCACCCCGGGCCGATCTATTTATTGATCAATGCCGATGAAAGCGAGCCGGGGACGTTTAATAATCGGTATTTGATGGAACTTGACCCGCATCAGGTGATCGAGGGAACAATCCTCAGTTGCTACGCGACAAAGGCCACAACCGCCTACATTTACTTGCGGTACGAGTATCCGCTTTGTTGGCAGCGGCTGCAAAGCGCGCTGGATGAATGCTACGCCAAGGGGTATCTGGGCAAGAACATCCTGGGGAGCGAATTCTCGCTGGATATTTATTTGCACAAGGGGGCGGGTGCCTACATCTGTGGCGAGGAGACGGGGTTGATTGAATCGCTCGAGGGAAAACGGGCGTGGCCACGAATCAAGCCCCCATTTCCCGCGATCGAGGGGGTCTTTCGCAAACCGACGGTCGTTAATAATGTCGAAACCGTCGCTTGCGTTACACACATTATCAATCGCGGGGTGGACTGGTTTAAATCGATCGGTGTGCCCGCCAATCCTAATGTTAAAAACGACGCCGGCAGCTATGGACCAAAGCTGTATTGCCTGAGCGGACATATTAATAAACCCGGCTGTTACGAAGCCCCGCTGGGAATCACCTGCCGCGAACTGATTGACGAATATGGCGGCGGCATCTGGAAAGGACGCAAGGGCAAGGCCGCCATTCCCGGCGGAATCAGTATGGGCATCCTCAGCGAGCCGGAATTTGACACCCCGCTCGACTTTGGCTCCTTGGGTAAGGTGGGCTGCCTGGGCCTGGGGACCGCCGCTGTGGTCGTCATGGATGAAACCACGTCGATGGTGGACTTTTTGCACAATAGCTGCCAGTTTTTTAAACACGAAAGTTGCGGCCAATGCACTCCCTGTCGCGAGGGGACCGCCTGGGGGATGGGCATGCTGTCGCGGATCAAAGCGGGCCAGGGACGACTGCGGGATTTGGATTTGCTACTGGAAATTGGCGACACCATTGGCATCACACACGGAACAACGATTTGCGGATTGTCGGACGGGGCGGCCTGGCCGATTAAAAACGCGATTCGCAAATTCAAAGGAGAGTTCGAGGATTACATCAAACGCACCAACCCCCGTGGTTACGCCGAGACCCAGCCCGTGCCAGCCCTCGCGCTGGCGCATTAG